In Bacteriovorax stolpii, a single genomic region encodes these proteins:
- a CDS encoding SIS domain-containing protein encodes MNVISKMRTEALEAAAVVERQFKENTGLLNHITEELRRLDPYSIVSIARGSSDHAAQYLNYLAMAKLGKLPTSLSMSILTLYQTQLDVSKSVGIAISQSGQSPDVVNPLKYFSEHAPASVALVNDITSPLASSAKWTVPLHAGAEKSVAATKSFIASLSASAHLVASWKKDQDLLEGLKALPEDLKTAQACDWTSAIPALKDAKRIMVVGRGFGLSLALEASLKFKETCSIQAEAFSAAEIKHGPQALIEHGYPLIVFANRGPALHSMLDLAADMKARGANVILAAPSFVKEKSLTIHSVKSEDLDILSAAQSFYLMIEELSRSLGLNPDEPRHLSKVTKTN; translated from the coding sequence ATGAATGTGATTTCTAAAATGCGCACAGAGGCTCTTGAAGCCGCTGCTGTTGTCGAGAGACAATTCAAAGAAAATACGGGCCTATTAAATCACATCACTGAAGAGCTTAGACGCCTTGACCCTTACTCTATCGTCAGTATTGCACGCGGAAGCTCTGATCATGCCGCTCAGTACTTAAACTACCTGGCCATGGCCAAGCTTGGAAAACTTCCAACATCACTTTCAATGTCAATTCTAACTCTTTATCAAACTCAACTTGATGTAAGTAAGTCTGTGGGGATCGCCATCTCGCAATCAGGACAAAGCCCTGATGTGGTAAATCCTCTTAAGTATTTTTCAGAACACGCTCCAGCAAGTGTGGCACTGGTAAATGATATTACCTCTCCTCTGGCAAGCTCTGCCAAGTGGACGGTTCCTCTTCATGCTGGTGCAGAAAAGTCGGTTGCCGCGACAAAGAGCTTCATCGCTTCTCTGTCAGCTTCAGCTCACTTAGTTGCTAGCTGGAAAAAAGACCAGGATCTCCTTGAAGGACTAAAAGCACTTCCCGAAGACTTAAAAACAGCACAGGCCTGCGATTGGACTTCAGCGATTCCAGCTTTAAAAGATGCCAAGAGAATCATGGTTGTTGGAAGAGGCTTTGGCCTTTCTCTGGCGCTGGAAGCTTCATTGAAATTTAAAGAAACTTGTTCAATTCAAGCGGAAGCTTTTAGTGCCGCTGAAATCAAACACGGACCTCAGGCCTTAATTGAACATGGATACCCGTTGATTGTTTTTGCCAATAGAGGACCTGCTCTTCATAGCATGCTTGATTTGGCCGCAGATATGAAAGCAAGAGGGGCCAATGTCATTTTAGCCGCACCATCATTTGTAAAAGAGAAGAGTTTAACGATTCATTCGGTGAAGTCAGAAGACCTAGATATCCTAAGTGCAGCTCAGTCATTTTATTTAATGATTGAAGAACTATCGAGAAGCCTTGGCCTCAATCCAGATGAACCAAGACACCTCTCGAAAGTCACTAAGACAAATTAA
- a CDS encoding C1 family peptidase — protein MKSILLLSLLVASTSSFAWTRGETWVSKLDTQGRSKLFGNKLITPEGTLTYTENVVKEKWDWRSVDGQNWLSPVSNQGNCGSCVAFASVAVLEGQYNIDNKLSWLKPQFSQQMLFDCGQGSCSIGWLPEWATYQLKTGGTVDLACAPYKLGAIGKNEQCLENYCENQSERVIKIASSSTPSTRFGGSDKKVKEALKRGPLLTTMNAREDFLYYKGGIYKATTSKKAGGHAVALVGFDDEKKAWLIKNSWGEEWGESGYAWISYSDPSGIANLTWKYEVGETSRKLAFNDLKTGDFIHGKTSFAYTNAAETPAQIELKSAQQNILVENCSMENSVCSLDTKGLQDGEYELTLISEGQRSIPISVYVANKPSEVTIAWGEDLIDLSKPLQGRIELSLIVNTGSTGIPPKSINFVVSNLNGEVVYRSNTQNWNEKMRQGFRTGNVKNGKYQIYFAAERVSAGKSDYTSTDMKTIEIKN, from the coding sequence ATGAAATCAATTTTACTTCTATCTCTTCTGGTCGCAAGCACTTCGAGCTTTGCCTGGACGAGAGGTGAAACCTGGGTCTCAAAATTAGATACGCAAGGAAGAAGCAAACTTTTTGGAAATAAACTAATCACACCGGAAGGAACTCTTACTTACACTGAAAATGTAGTAAAAGAAAAATGGGACTGGAGAAGTGTCGACGGACAAAACTGGCTTTCACCTGTAAGCAATCAAGGTAATTGCGGATCATGTGTTGCTTTTGCTTCTGTTGCCGTTTTAGAAGGTCAGTACAATATCGACAATAAACTTTCGTGGTTAAAACCACAGTTCTCTCAACAGATGCTTTTTGACTGCGGTCAGGGAAGTTGTTCAATCGGGTGGCTACCTGAATGGGCAACATACCAGCTTAAAACTGGTGGGACTGTTGATTTAGCATGTGCTCCTTATAAGTTAGGGGCCATCGGGAAAAACGAGCAGTGCCTGGAAAACTACTGTGAAAACCAAAGTGAACGCGTGATTAAAATCGCCTCGAGCTCAACACCAAGCACGCGTTTTGGTGGTAGCGATAAAAAAGTTAAAGAGGCCTTAAAAAGAGGTCCGCTTTTAACAACAATGAATGCGCGTGAAGATTTTCTTTATTACAAAGGAGGAATCTATAAAGCGACAACTTCAAAAAAGGCCGGAGGTCACGCAGTGGCGCTGGTTGGATTTGATGATGAAAAGAAAGCGTGGCTGATTAAAAACTCTTGGGGTGAGGAATGGGGAGAAAGTGGGTATGCCTGGATTTCTTATAGTGACCCATCGGGGATTGCTAACTTAACCTGGAAATATGAAGTTGGAGAGACATCAAGAAAATTGGCCTTCAATGATTTGAAGACTGGGGATTTTATCCACGGTAAAACGTCATTTGCTTATACCAATGCGGCCGAAACACCAGCTCAAATTGAACTTAAGTCAGCTCAACAAAATATCCTGGTTGAAAACTGCAGTATGGAAAACTCTGTCTGCTCTCTTGATACTAAAGGGCTTCAAGATGGAGAGTATGAGCTAACGCTCATCTCAGAAGGGCAAAGAAGTATTCCTATTTCTGTTTATGTGGCCAATAAACCTTCAGAAGTAACGATTGCCTGGGGAGAGGACTTGATTGATTTATCAAAACCTCTTCAAGGAAGAATTGAACTTTCGCTGATTGTTAATACAGGTTCAACTGGAATTCCACCAAAGAGTATTAATTTTGTAGTCAGCAATCTAAATGGTGAAGTGGTTTATAGAAGCAACACTCAGAATTGGAATGAGAAAATGCGCCAAGGTTTTAGGACTGGAAATGTTAAGAATGGGAAGTATCAGATTTATTTTGCTGCTGAAAGAGTTTCTGCCGGCAAAAGCGACTACACTTCTACCGACATGAAAACCATTGAAATCAAAAATTAA
- a CDS encoding VOC family protein: MRKNKLWFRRKTYGWGWTPITWEGWFVTLLVVVIPIAIRLTLKALEVERSTQYFYAWASVPILLMGLTMICFRYGEKPKWQWGVKRVKMAHLDLAVSNYKESVRFYDSVLLSLGWEKIVSRIDHTTYTDGTMKIILYPVAMESKPASPKQLAFYAETKEIVDDFYREIIQKNNMETVKSSGPSGDNHYYSVLFSGPDKLILEVVYSPFYVDKEFSLNNLENNFDPYA; this comes from the coding sequence ATGAGAAAAAATAAACTTTGGTTTAGAAGAAAAACTTACGGATGGGGGTGGACTCCAATCACTTGGGAAGGATGGTTTGTCACTCTTCTAGTGGTTGTCATTCCGATTGCAATCCGTCTGACTTTAAAAGCACTGGAAGTGGAAAGAAGCACTCAGTATTTTTATGCCTGGGCATCAGTACCTATTCTTTTAATGGGCCTGACAATGATTTGTTTCCGCTATGGTGAGAAGCCAAAATGGCAGTGGGGAGTAAAGAGAGTAAAGATGGCCCACTTGGACCTTGCTGTTTCAAATTACAAAGAGAGCGTGCGTTTTTACGACTCTGTTCTTTTGAGCCTGGGCTGGGAAAAAATCGTCAGCCGTATTGACCACACGACTTATACTGATGGGACTATGAAAATTATCCTTTATCCGGTGGCGATGGAGTCAAAACCTGCTTCTCCAAAACAGCTGGCATTTTATGCTGAAACAAAAGAAATCGTAGATGATTTTTATCGTGAAATTATCCAGAAGAATAATATGGAAACTGTAAAAAGCTCAGGTCCATCAGGTGATAACCATTATTACTCCGTTCTTTTCTCGGGCCCGGATAAATTGATTTTGGAAGTGGTGTATTCACCTTTTTACGTTGATAAAGAATTCAGTCTCAACAATCTTGAAAACAACTTTGATCCATACGCTTAA
- a CDS encoding cupin domain-containing protein produces MERPSFIGNYKDLFGADDSHYEGDSELMSIGAPVGKLLGLQKIGIHIELIHPGRRTSWPHAESAEEEFAFVLEGHPDVWINGVLHPLAPGDFVAFPAGTGIAHTFLNNTDKNVLLLVGGERPKKENKIIYPINPDANEKRKARGDFWDDCPKQTLGPHDGKARKNTKVVE; encoded by the coding sequence ATGGAACGTCCATCCTTCATCGGAAACTACAAAGATCTTTTTGGCGCTGACGATTCTCATTATGAAGGAGATTCCGAGTTGATGAGCATTGGGGCCCCGGTGGGAAAATTATTGGGCCTGCAGAAAATTGGTATTCATATTGAACTAATCCATCCGGGACGAAGGACGTCATGGCCTCATGCAGAAAGTGCAGAAGAGGAGTTTGCCTTCGTGCTTGAGGGGCATCCTGACGTCTGGATCAACGGAGTCTTACATCCATTGGCGCCTGGAGATTTTGTAGCGTTTCCCGCGGGTACTGGAATTGCTCACACTTTTTTGAATAACACAGACAAAAATGTATTATTATTAGTTGGTGGTGAAAGACCGAAAAAAGAAAACAAGATCATTTACCCCATTAACCCCGATGCCAACGAAAAAAGAAAAGCTCGTGGCGATTTCTGGGATGATTGTCCGAAACAAACATTAGGGCCCCATGATGGCAAGGCCCGCAAAAATACCAAGGTTGTGGAATGA
- the smc gene encoding chromosome segregation protein SMC — protein sequence MKLKRLILQGFKSFKDRQVIHFDEGITGIVGPNGCGKSNVVDALFWVMGEQSAKHLRGSTMKDVIFAGSSKYTPASFAEVSLVLENDDGKHIHIGNQVSSPTEIQLTRKLYRNGETEYRINDMPCRLRDIQEVFMDTGAGAKSYSIIAQGEIHRLVNQKPEERRVMIEEVAGITKFKVRKKESLKKIEATEQNLARLNDLQQEIEKNLKALEKQAEKAERARDLKEKVQRYDLIVHSHKEFDLLKNYKEGKTIVDARAEEIENLSARKSVLEIGLEEERFRKDEETEKIEELQKEYNVISKELAAAEERLVYLCKTQSEKEKLIETREKEIESVNHELAGRLEKLSQLQAELEAWEKKGEEDNDFALLEERVEHLKEELEFKTQSFNDLRDEIEAEKDSFNKIDQELFRNTSRLEEYSNQLQDLTKEIEALEAQYSGVNTQIVAEREAVATAEKTATELKEKETTLRSTIDANSAQVRELEQNFTAKSKTLIQTDSKLQSLIEINRSLEGKKDGISAFLKDHAEGFSLLGTLIKCDEKYTKATQTLLAEFMETLVATADADSDLFTWIEANSKNLDYLKMTNADKLSAETVSRLKLSLGDDLVALADILEMDAALKNKMSSFLDGYFIAATLPTDVMNSLSAEIRFKAITDLSGERKLANLQGAKLVSIQTGTDEAQGFVARNNTIAELKVVVADLQKEVAELEVRANTEREALEIAKGEFDALRDQAAEARAQHAAKKSALDAKLASFESGFTRLEILKNRKNEISKSRLDMIESEEKLSRKKEEFHSVLEEKTARFEELQEEVEIQRSSYEEERSTLLQKQVEAKSFESTLKSLNSQIEDLNGQIERLTQRLESNKTLVETYNTEIDQIILELENLEASNKETSTVLSDKEDVLNLLKDSLGQLLLSMKDREDEVKEISSKINKNQREITEFEVKLSQYIIEEEQNTRNIFEKYQIDLRDVLGKFLSYEESDYTDLKDVNSMYWMETEEGLKEIERKDFEFVRRYGQDLKECSEKLKNYRQEFGRLGDINWQAIEDYDRQKLRADFLKIQETELKSSLDDLQKAIAHIDEKSKARFNTAFEEVQSRFQKVFPIIFGGGSADLRIVGNVDDPECGIEIVAQPPGKKMQNINLMSGGEKAMTAVSLVFSIFLVKPSPFCLLDEVDAPLDDANVGRFNELLREMSSDSQFILITHNKKTMELNDTLYGVTMQEPGVSKAVSVQLH from the coding sequence GTGAAGTTAAAGAGACTAATTCTCCAAGGTTTTAAATCATTTAAAGACCGTCAGGTCATTCATTTCGACGAAGGAATTACTGGTATCGTTGGGCCAAACGGCTGCGGTAAATCAAACGTCGTTGACGCCCTTTTCTGGGTAATGGGTGAGCAGTCTGCAAAGCACTTACGTGGTTCGACAATGAAAGACGTTATCTTTGCCGGGTCATCAAAATACACTCCAGCATCATTTGCCGAAGTTTCTCTTGTTCTTGAAAATGATGATGGAAAACACATTCACATTGGTAACCAGGTTTCTTCGCCAACTGAAATTCAGTTAACAAGAAAACTTTATAGAAACGGTGAAACAGAATACCGTATCAACGATATGCCTTGTCGTCTTCGCGATATCCAGGAAGTTTTCATGGATACAGGAGCTGGGGCAAAGTCATACTCGATTATCGCTCAAGGAGAAATCCACCGACTGGTAAACCAAAAACCAGAAGAGCGTCGTGTAATGATCGAAGAGGTTGCGGGGATCACGAAATTCAAAGTGAGAAAGAAAGAGTCCCTTAAGAAAATCGAAGCGACAGAGCAAAACCTTGCTCGTCTAAACGATCTCCAACAAGAAATTGAAAAGAACCTTAAAGCGCTTGAGAAGCAGGCTGAAAAAGCTGAGCGTGCTCGCGATCTTAAAGAAAAAGTTCAACGTTACGATTTAATTGTTCATTCTCATAAAGAGTTCGACCTTCTTAAAAACTACAAAGAAGGAAAGACGATCGTTGATGCTCGTGCTGAAGAAATTGAAAACCTTTCTGCGAGAAAATCAGTTCTGGAAATCGGTCTTGAAGAAGAGCGTTTTAGAAAAGATGAAGAAACAGAAAAAATCGAAGAGCTACAAAAAGAATACAACGTTATTTCAAAAGAGCTTGCAGCAGCTGAAGAGCGCTTAGTTTACCTATGCAAAACTCAATCAGAAAAAGAAAAGCTGATTGAAACTCGCGAAAAAGAAATTGAATCAGTTAATCATGAATTAGCTGGTCGTCTTGAAAAATTATCTCAACTTCAAGCTGAACTTGAAGCTTGGGAGAAAAAAGGTGAAGAAGACAACGACTTCGCTCTTCTTGAAGAAAGAGTAGAGCACCTAAAAGAAGAGCTTGAATTCAAAACTCAGAGCTTCAATGATCTTCGTGATGAAATCGAAGCTGAAAAAGATTCATTCAATAAAATTGACCAGGAGCTTTTCAGAAATACATCTCGCCTTGAAGAGTACTCAAATCAACTTCAAGACTTAACAAAAGAAATTGAAGCTCTTGAAGCTCAATATTCTGGAGTTAACACTCAGATCGTAGCTGAAAGAGAAGCGGTAGCAACTGCTGAAAAAACAGCAACAGAGCTAAAAGAAAAAGAAACGACTCTACGTTCGACAATTGACGCTAATAGTGCTCAAGTAAGAGAGTTGGAGCAGAACTTCACGGCAAAATCAAAAACACTAATCCAGACTGATTCTAAGCTTCAGTCTTTAATTGAAATCAATCGTTCTCTTGAAGGGAAAAAAGATGGTATTTCAGCATTCCTAAAGGACCATGCTGAAGGCTTCTCACTTCTTGGAACACTGATTAAGTGTGATGAGAAATACACAAAAGCGACTCAAACGCTTCTAGCTGAATTCATGGAAACTCTGGTAGCAACAGCTGACGCTGACAGCGACCTGTTTACATGGATTGAAGCGAACTCAAAAAATCTTGATTACTTAAAAATGACAAACGCAGATAAGCTTTCAGCTGAAACTGTGTCTCGTCTAAAACTTTCTCTAGGAGATGACCTGGTAGCTTTAGCTGATATCCTGGAAATGGATGCAGCTCTAAAAAACAAAATGTCATCTTTCCTTGATGGATACTTTATTGCGGCAACTCTTCCAACTGACGTGATGAACTCACTTTCGGCCGAGATCCGCTTTAAAGCGATCACAGACCTGAGTGGAGAAAGAAAACTTGCGAACCTTCAAGGGGCAAAACTAGTTTCTATCCAGACTGGTACAGATGAAGCTCAAGGTTTCGTTGCAAGAAACAATACAATCGCCGAGCTTAAAGTTGTGGTGGCCGATCTTCAAAAAGAAGTCGCTGAACTTGAAGTTCGTGCAAACACAGAGAGAGAAGCGCTAGAAATCGCTAAGGGAGAGTTCGATGCTCTTCGCGATCAGGCGGCAGAAGCACGTGCTCAGCACGCAGCTAAGAAGTCTGCACTGGATGCCAAGCTAGCAAGCTTTGAATCAGGGTTCACTCGTCTTGAAATTCTAAAAAACAGAAAGAATGAGATTTCAAAATCTCGTCTGGATATGATCGAATCTGAAGAAAAACTTTCTCGTAAAAAAGAAGAGTTCCATTCAGTTCTGGAAGAAAAAACAGCTCGTTTTGAAGAGCTGCAAGAAGAAGTTGAAATCCAAAGATCTTCTTACGAAGAGGAGAGATCAACTCTTCTTCAAAAGCAAGTTGAAGCAAAATCTTTTGAATCAACTCTTAAGAGCTTAAACTCTCAGATTGAAGATTTAAATGGTCAGATCGAGCGTTTAACTCAACGTCTGGAGTCTAACAAGACTTTAGTTGAAACTTACAATACAGAAATTGATCAGATCATTCTTGAGCTTGAAAACCTTGAAGCTTCTAACAAAGAAACATCAACAGTTCTAAGCGACAAAGAAGACGTCCTGAATCTTCTAAAAGACAGCCTTGGACAACTTCTTCTTTCAATGAAAGACAGAGAAGATGAAGTTAAGGAAATCTCTTCAAAGATCAACAAGAACCAAAGAGAGATCACTGAGTTTGAAGTTAAGCTTTCTCAATACATTATTGAAGAAGAGCAAAACACAAGAAACATTTTCGAGAAATACCAGATCGATCTTCGCGATGTTCTTGGTAAATTCCTTTCATACGAAGAAAGCGACTACACAGATCTTAAAGATGTTAACTCTATGTACTGGATGGAAACAGAAGAAGGTCTTAAAGAAATCGAAAGAAAAGATTTTGAATTCGTACGCCGTTACGGACAAGATCTTAAAGAGTGTTCTGAGAAACTTAAAAACTACAGACAGGAGTTTGGTCGCCTAGGTGATATTAACTGGCAGGCCATTGAAGATTACGATCGTCAGAAGCTTCGTGCTGATTTCTTAAAGATTCAGGAGACTGAACTTAAGTCATCACTTGATGATCTTCAAAAAGCGATTGCTCACATTGATGAAAAATCGAAAGCACGTTTCAATACTGCTTTTGAAGAAGTTCAGTCGCGCTTCCAAAAAGTATTCCCGATTATCTTCGGTGGTGGATCAGCCGATCTACGTATCGTTGGAAATGTTGATGATCCGGAATGTGGAATCGAAATCGTGGCGCAACCACCTGGTAAGAAAATGCAGAACATCAACCTGATGTCAGGTGGTGAGAAGGCAATGACAGCGGTAAGTTTAGTATTCTCTATCTTCCTTGTTAAACCGTCTCCATTCTGTCTTCTGGATGAGGTTGATGCTCCTCTTGATGATGCTAACGTTGGACGTTTCAACGAGCTTCTAAGAGAAATGAGCAGTGACTCTCAGTTTATTCTTATTACTCACAATAAGAAGACTATGGAGCTTAATGACACTCTTTACGGTGTTACAATGCAAGAGCCAGGGGTTTCAAAGGCCGTTTCGGTTCAGTTACACTAA
- a CDS encoding fumarylacetoacetate hydrolase family protein has protein sequence MSRKKIPGTSFEVNNIFCIGRNYAEHAKELNNPVPASPVVFIKPTSSICYGGENLILPKTSNRVDHEVEIVLVIGKGGKDIPVSEASKHISHLGIGLDFTARDLQDKAKEKSLPWSIAKGFDTFAAIGEFSAFSGHESELKNLTFSLEVNGEIRQRGTSENMIFSIPALVSYLSSVFTLSEGDLIFTGTPEGVGVLKEGDKIAAKLGNGKPLLLGVQKAQ, from the coding sequence ATGTCACGTAAAAAAATCCCCGGAACGAGCTTCGAAGTTAACAACATTTTTTGCATTGGCAGAAACTATGCCGAACACGCCAAAGAATTAAATAACCCAGTGCCAGCTTCACCGGTTGTGTTTATTAAACCTACATCGTCTATCTGCTACGGCGGGGAAAACCTGATTCTGCCAAAGACTTCAAACCGCGTTGACCACGAGGTGGAAATCGTCCTGGTCATTGGGAAGGGAGGGAAAGATATCCCGGTCTCCGAAGCATCTAAACATATTTCTCACCTGGGAATAGGTCTTGATTTCACCGCACGCGACCTGCAGGATAAAGCGAAGGAAAAATCTCTTCCATGGAGTATCGCTAAAGGCTTCGACACTTTTGCGGCCATTGGGGAATTTAGCGCTTTTTCCGGCCATGAGTCAGAGCTTAAAAACCTCACTTTTTCATTGGAAGTAAACGGAGAAATCCGCCAAAGAGGAACCTCAGAAAACATGATTTTCTCTATTCCTGCGCTTGTAAGTTACTTATCTTCCGTGTTTACACTTTCGGAAGGAGACCTGATTTTCACTGGGACTCCAGAGGGGGTTGGGGTCTTAAAAGAAGGAGATAAAATCGCAGCGAAACTAGGAAATGGAAAGCCTCTATTGCTAGGTGTCCAAAAGGCCCAATAA
- the trxC gene encoding thioredoxin TrxC gives MSAFTYTNCQKCHATNKVSSEKIKTAKAVCGKCGNPLLFHHHVSEVDSIGMGKLISQSTLPVVVDYWAPWCGPCRAFAPTYEKASEEFAGRVVFAKVNTENFPDVSSQLNIRGIPTLIVFKNGKEVQRISGALPPDQFSRWLSAYI, from the coding sequence ATGTCAGCTTTTACCTATACTAATTGTCAAAAATGTCATGCGACCAACAAGGTCAGCAGTGAAAAAATTAAAACGGCGAAAGCTGTTTGTGGCAAATGCGGAAACCCTCTTTTATTTCATCATCATGTTTCGGAAGTCGATAGTATCGGCATGGGAAAATTGATTTCTCAGTCAACATTACCCGTCGTTGTCGATTACTGGGCGCCATGGTGTGGCCCGTGTAGAGCTTTTGCTCCAACCTATGAAAAAGCGTCTGAAGAGTTTGCGGGAAGAGTGGTTTTTGCCAAAGTAAATACAGAAAATTTCCCTGATGTTTCCTCTCAGCTTAACATTCGTGGAATCCCCACATTGATTGTTTTTAAGAATGGAAAAGAGGTCCAGAGAATTTCAGGAGCACTTCCACCTGATCAGTTTTCAAGATGGCTTTCTGCTTATATTTAA
- a CDS encoding sugar transporter has translation MTNQQSLKQWLPSLGLGFAGFIFVTTEFIPVGLLPEIAEGIQKNEAFIGLMMTIYAWIVATMSLPMTVWSAKFNRRKLLLTLLVLFILAHVIAMNATNFPVLMLSRVVVALLHSIFWSITIPLAVRVAPPGKETQSLALVSTTTTLGSILGIPLGTSIGQIFGWRWAFGSIGIGALIVLCSLYKTFPNLKSQNSGNFKSVPGLFKNKVIVLIYLVTAISITGHFTAFTYIKPYLRTIGHYTPNNIVFILFVFGCSGIIGSLIGGRALASSLRKPLLIALAIMGISLLLWNLLTFSIVALAALALFWGASMSVMGLVFQTAIVSSAPEAQDVAVSLYSGIFNIGIGSGALIGSFASVNYLGSVGYLGAGFLLLSLIISLAIPFHQVKKTFGGDVSFH, from the coding sequence ATGACTAATCAACAATCTTTAAAACAATGGCTGCCTTCACTAGGTTTGGGTTTTGCTGGATTTATTTTCGTTACGACGGAATTTATTCCCGTAGGTCTTCTTCCTGAAATAGCAGAAGGAATCCAAAAAAATGAAGCTTTCATTGGGTTGATGATGACCATCTACGCCTGGATCGTAGCGACGATGTCACTTCCGATGACGGTATGGAGTGCAAAGTTTAACCGCAGAAAACTTCTTCTCACTCTTCTTGTTTTATTTATTCTGGCCCATGTGATTGCTATGAATGCCACTAACTTTCCAGTGCTCATGCTCTCACGTGTTGTCGTTGCTCTCTTGCACTCTATTTTCTGGTCGATCACAATTCCTCTCGCTGTAAGAGTGGCCCCTCCGGGAAAAGAAACACAATCACTCGCTCTTGTTTCAACTACGACAACTTTAGGAAGTATTTTGGGAATTCCACTGGGAACCTCTATTGGACAAATCTTTGGATGGCGTTGGGCCTTTGGTTCAATTGGCATTGGGGCCCTGATTGTTTTGTGTAGTCTTTATAAAACTTTTCCTAACCTCAAAAGCCAAAACTCAGGGAACTTTAAAAGTGTTCCAGGCCTTTTTAAAAACAAAGTTATTGTTCTTATCTACCTAGTGACAGCAATCTCTATCACCGGACATTTTACAGCATTCACCTATATCAAACCGTATTTAAGAACCATTGGGCATTACACTCCAAACAATATTGTTTTCATTCTTTTTGTGTTTGGTTGCTCGGGAATTATTGGAAGTCTTATTGGAGGAAGAGCACTCGCTTCTTCTCTAAGAAAACCTCTCTTGATTGCTTTGGCGATTATGGGAATCAGTTTACTTCTGTGGAATCTACTTACATTTTCAATTGTCGCTCTGGCCGCTCTTGCTCTTTTCTGGGGGGCCTCGATGTCAGTCATGGGACTCGTTTTTCAAACGGCAATTGTTTCTTCAGCTCCAGAGGCCCAGGATGTCGCAGTCTCACTTTATTCAGGAATCTTCAACATTGGTATTGGCTCAGGTGCTTTGATAGGCAGTTTCGCGTCCGTTAATTACCTGGGAAGTGTCGGGTATTTAGGTGCGGGATTTCTTTTATTGTCGCTCATAATCAGTCTGGCAATTCCTTTTCATCAAGTCAAAAAGACATTTGGCGGGGACGTTTCTTTTCATTAA
- the rdgB gene encoding RdgB/HAM1 family non-canonical purine NTP pyrophosphatase yields MELLLASGNDHKAEEFSELFDPKILVVKAAPEKIDVAEDGSTYFENALLKAKAYYDKFKVPVIADDSGLNVQSLPNELGLHSARFGGPGLTDRDRAELLLKKMDGVSEREAYFSCVLCVYFSEKEIFYFEGRLNGSIGYSYRGSTGFGYDPVFIPTDKAEEGLTVAELHEWKQKNSHRAVASALLSKFLAQRN; encoded by the coding sequence ATGGAATTACTACTCGCTTCAGGAAATGACCATAAAGCAGAAGAGTTCTCAGAACTCTTTGACCCAAAAATTTTAGTGGTGAAGGCCGCTCCTGAAAAAATAGATGTGGCCGAAGATGGGTCAACTTATTTTGAGAACGCTCTTCTTAAAGCAAAAGCATATTACGACAAGTTTAAAGTTCCGGTGATCGCTGATGATTCCGGTCTTAACGTGCAAAGCCTGCCCAATGAATTAGGGCTTCATTCGGCCCGTTTTGGTGGTCCTGGACTCACTGACCGTGACCGCGCAGAGCTGCTGCTAAAAAAAATGGATGGGGTGAGCGAGCGCGAAGCCTACTTTAGCTGCGTTCTTTGTGTGTACTTCAGCGAAAAAGAGATTTTTTACTTTGAAGGCCGCCTCAACGGCAGTATCGGGTACAGCTACCGAGGCTCAACAGGTTTTGGTTATGACCCGGTTTTTATTCCGACAGATAAGGCCGAAGAAGGTCTTACAGTCGCGGAACTACACGAATGGAAGCAGAAAAACTCCCATCGTGCGGTCGCCTCGGCTTTGCTTTCGAAGTTCCTGGCCCAAAGAAATTAG